Proteins from a genomic interval of Oceanispirochaeta crateris:
- a CDS encoding cytochrome c biogenesis CcdA family protein codes for MNEIVQYLNQSFYTFSVVSIGASLVWGILSVFLSPCHVASIPLVIGYINNSKKPDLKGAFKLSLLFGLGILLMILLMGIITGFLGRILGDVGTPLMVLVYIFLTLCGIWLLDLPFGRSLNLPFLQKGLKAEGMGAFSLGFLYGLVLGPCSFAFLAPMIGFVFSQSMSQLWFGIALFFFYGIGHTLAIVVAGTFGNKIVNRLESGNFRNASLWIKRICGIFIIVYSIFKIIELNI; via the coding sequence ATGAATGAAATTGTTCAGTATCTAAATCAGAGTTTTTATACATTTTCAGTGGTTTCGATAGGGGCTAGTCTGGTTTGGGGTATTCTGAGTGTGTTTCTCAGCCCCTGCCATGTGGCTTCAATCCCGCTGGTTATCGGTTATATAAATAACAGTAAGAAACCGGACCTCAAAGGGGCATTCAAACTCTCCTTATTATTTGGTTTAGGAATTTTGCTGATGATACTTCTTATGGGTATTATTACTGGTTTTCTAGGAAGAATCCTGGGAGATGTAGGGACTCCTCTCATGGTCCTTGTGTATATATTTCTGACTCTCTGTGGAATTTGGCTTTTAGACCTTCCTTTTGGGAGATCTCTGAATCTACCATTTCTTCAGAAAGGCCTGAAGGCCGAAGGGATGGGAGCTTTTTCTCTGGGCTTTTTATATGGACTCGTATTAGGGCCGTGTAGTTTTGCATTTTTAGCTCCTATGATCGGGTTTGTCTTTTCTCAATCCATGAGTCAACTCTGGTTTGGAATTGCCCTATTCTTTTTTTATGGCATTGGCCATACCCTGGCCATTGTCGTCGCAGGAACTTTTGGAAATAAAATTGTCAACAGACTTGAATCGGGAAATTTTAGAAATGCATCTTTGTGGATTAAACGAATATGCGGGATTTTTATTATCGTATATTCTATATTTAAGATCATTGAGTTAAATATTTAA
- a CDS encoding thioredoxin family protein, with the protein MKRLIFLPFILLMILVSCTEKSSSESSTTLKPSSESEKVTFIELGSVNCIPCQAMVPIMEQMEEELGNQVEVLFYDVWTEEGKPYAQQYGIRVIPTQIFLDKSGNEYFRHEGFFAIEEVYPVLEKGGVTLP; encoded by the coding sequence ATGAAAAGACTGATTTTCCTTCCTTTTATCCTTTTGATGATTCTTGTGTCATGCACAGAGAAGAGCTCTTCTGAATCTTCTACAACGCTTAAGCCATCAAGTGAGAGTGAAAAGGTTACTTTTATTGAACTGGGCTCTGTTAACTGCATTCCCTGTCAGGCTATGGTTCCAATAATGGAGCAAATGGAAGAAGAGCTTGGGAATCAGGTGGAGGTCCTTTTTTATGATGTTTGGACAGAGGAAGGAAAACCGTATGCCCAGCAGTATGGTATAAGAGTGATTCCAACTCAAATTTTCCTTGATAAAAGTGGTAATGAATATTTCAGGCATGAGGGGTTCTTTGCCATTGAAGAAGTTTATCCTGTTCTTGAAAAGGGCGGTGTGACTCTGCCATGA
- a CDS encoding permease, with product MAKKEMSPNKALGITALIFLGAYFIPFASPEIARAIQEAFLMLSDYARQHVLLCLVPAMFIAGAITIFLNQQAVIRYLGPKAPKLVSYGVASVSGAILAVCSCTVLPLFKGIYKKGAGLGPAVSFLYSGPAINILAIVLSYKIFGWKLGLARMIGAILFAIVIGLFMHLIFKKEDEERLSDERMFKYQESGDEKSLGKMALYMFSMIGILVFINWANSDGGSPVWDAIYRSKYWITGFFAILLLFSLLKWFSKDEMKMWVTETRDFSLQIFPYLFFGVLIAGFLLGRPGHDALIPTKWVASLVGGNSIISNFIAAISGAFMYFATLTEVPILQGLIGAGMGQGPALALLLAGPSLSLPSMLVIGSELGLKKTAVYVTLVVILSTVAGLLFGGIIG from the coding sequence GGAATAACAGCCTTGATTTTTCTGGGAGCTTATTTTATTCCCTTTGCTTCTCCTGAGATTGCCAGGGCCATACAGGAAGCATTTCTAATGCTCTCAGATTATGCCAGGCAGCATGTACTACTCTGCCTTGTTCCAGCTATGTTTATAGCCGGTGCTATCACTATCTTTCTGAATCAGCAGGCCGTCATCAGGTATCTTGGCCCCAAAGCTCCCAAGCTTGTTTCCTATGGTGTTGCTTCTGTTTCAGGTGCCATACTGGCCGTCTGCTCCTGCACAGTCCTGCCTCTGTTTAAAGGAATTTATAAAAAAGGTGCCGGACTGGGGCCGGCAGTTAGTTTTTTGTATTCAGGACCGGCTATTAATATTCTGGCTATTGTTCTTTCCTATAAAATATTTGGATGGAAGCTGGGCCTTGCCCGTATGATCGGAGCCATATTATTTGCCATCGTCATAGGTCTTTTTATGCACCTGATTTTCAAAAAAGAAGATGAAGAGCGCTTATCCGATGAAAGAATGTTCAAATATCAGGAGTCGGGAGATGAAAAATCTTTGGGAAAGATGGCTCTGTATATGTTTTCAATGATAGGAATCCTGGTTTTCATCAACTGGGCAAACTCTGACGGAGGAAGCCCTGTATGGGATGCTATCTATCGGAGTAAGTACTGGATTACCGGATTCTTTGCTATTTTACTTCTTTTTTCACTGCTTAAATGGTTTTCTAAAGATGAAATGAAAATGTGGGTCACTGAGACAAGGGACTTCTCCCTGCAGATTTTCCCCTATCTGTTTTTTGGAGTTCTCATTGCAGGATTTCTGTTAGGAAGACCGGGACATGACGCCCTTATTCCTACAAAATGGGTTGCTTCTCTGGTGGGCGGGAACTCTATTATATCGAATTTCATTGCAGCAATTTCCGGGGCATTCATGTATTTTGCCACACTTACGGAAGTTCCCATACTTCAGGGGCTCATCGGAGCCGGAATGGGGCAGGGGCCGGCTCTGGCTCTCCTTCTGGCCGGACCTTCTTTATCATTACCCTCCATGCTCGTTATTGGAAGTGAACTGGGTCTTAAAAAGACCGCCGTCTACGTCACCCTTGTGGTTATTCTATCCACTGTTGCTGGCTTGCTCTTCGGTGGTATCATAGGATGA